The window ATTCACCGGCATCGTCAGGGCCGGCCAGCAGCTCTCGATGCCCGTGGTAGTCGGTCATGACGAACTTCATTGGATGATGCCGACGCCGACGCCGACGCCGATGGCCGCGACTTCGGTCATCGGTCGGTCGTCTTGGGGTTGTTGGCGGCTCCCGGCGTGCTCGGTTCGCCGTTTCTGCCTCGCGTGCGGAATGTGACGTTGGCTTCGGTGAGGATCTGGCGTACGAAGCCGTAGGAGCGGTTGGTTTCGCGGGCGATGCGGCGGATGGGGTAGCCGGCGTGGTAGAGCTGGGCGAAGTCGGTCCGGCATTTGGTTCGGTCGTCGCCGGTGATGCGGCGTCCCGGTGTCATCCGTCGGATGGCCGCTGGTACGGGTGGGTGTGCCATGTGGTGTCGTCCTGATTGGGGTGTCGGGTACGGCTTGGTTGTTCAGGTAGGCGGGTTGTCGGTGTTGGTCCGCTACTGGGGTGGCTGGTCGAGGTGGTGGAGGAGGCCGAGGACGAGGAGGGTGTCGTGGGTGGGTGTGGAGCGGTCGACCGCGTCGGCCCATCGATGGTGGGTGCAGGGGTGTGGGATGAGTCGTCCCTCGAAGCGGCACTGGGTGCACATGCCGGTGTCGTCGGGGGTGTGAAGCGCGAGGATGGCGTCGGCGATGGGGGTGAGGTTGGCCGCTGGGCGCGCCTGTGCGGTCGGCGGAGGGGTGGGTGTCATGGTCACGGGGTGCTCCTTTCTGGCTGGGAGGGGGTCTGGGTCGGGCGGCGGTTGTCGGTGTGGGCTGGTGGGTCGCAAGGGGATGGCGTCCGTGGGTGGTGGGTGCGTCGCCGTTGTTTGGTGGCCGCCCGGCGGGGCGGTCGGATGGTTGTCGATGCCCTGGTG is drawn from Micromonospora sp. Llam0 and contains these coding sequences:
- a CDS encoding helix-turn-helix domain-containing protein, with product MTPGRRITGDDRTKCRTDFAQLYHAGYPIRRIARETNRSYGFVRQILTEANVTFRTRGRNGEPSTPGAANNPKTTDR